In Anguilla rostrata isolate EN2019 chromosome 1, ASM1855537v3, whole genome shotgun sequence, a genomic segment contains:
- the gdf6a gene encoding growth/differentiation factor 6-A isoform X1 has product MDVFRAVAFYLLFIFLWDLPCFQSAAIFSPSVSRRNKGTRILHDGQKPPKFLKEIFASSSSQSYHQDEFKDAIVPHDYMLSIYRTYSAAEKLGLNASLFRASKSANTITSFVDRGKGWSKIMIIYHYDLLHSPLRRQKYLFDVSTLSDKEELVGAELRIFRKVPGDFQASQTGLYGIQLLSCRSERLLDSKSLDLQDSRKPGWEVLDVWEMFKNRHHSALGSQLCVQLRATHGKSETEIDLKRLGFDRNSRHQQEKAILVVFTRSRKRENLFNEMKEKIKSRGLRKTEDEGGLHFKARRRRRTVLNNRHGKRHGKKSKSRCSKKALHVNFKELGWDNWIIAPLDYEAYHCEGVCDFPLRSHLEPTNHAIIQTLMNSMDPNSTPPSCCVPTKLSPVSILYIDSGNNVVYKQYEDMVVEQCGCR; this is encoded by the exons ATGGATGTATTTCGGGCAGTAGCCTTCTACCTGCTATTTATCTTTCTGTGGGATTTACCGTGTTTCCAGTCAGCTGCTATTTTCTCCCCCTCAGTCTCCAGGAGGAATAAGGGAACCAGGATCCTACATGATGGACAGAAGCCCCCAAAATTCCTTAAAGAAATCTTCGCATCCTCCTCGAGCCAAAGTTATCATCAGGATGAGTTCAAAGACGCAATTGTGCCACACGATTACATGCTCTCCATTTACAGGACGTACTCTGCCGCTGAAAAACTGGGGCTAAACGCAAGTTTGTTCCGGGCGTCCAAATCTGCAAATACCATTACAAGTTTTGTGGACAGAGGAAAAGGTTGgtcaaaaataatgataatttatCATT ACGATCTCTTGCACTCTCCTTTGCGAAGACAAAAGTATCTGTTTGATGTCTCAACCCTTTCAGACAAAGAGGAGCTGGTGGGAGCTGAATTAAGGATATTTAGAAAAGTGCCCGGGGATTTCCAAGCGTCTCAGACAGGTCTCTATGGCATTCAATTACTCTCCTGTCGATCAGAGCGGCTACTGGATTCTAAATCTCTTGATCTCCAGGATTCTAGAAAACCAGGATGGGAGGTTTTGGATGTGtgggaaatgtttaaaaatcgCCATCATTCTGCACTGGGGAGCCAGCTTTGTGTCCAGCTCAGGGCTACTCATGGTAAATCAGAAACGGAAATAGACTTAAAACGTCTTGGATTTGACAGAAACAGCCGTCACCAGCAAGAGAAGGCTATTTTGGTGGTATTTACAAGGTCCAGGAAGAGGGAGAACCTATTTAATGAGATGAAAGAGAAGATAAAGTCTCGTGGCTTGCGAAAAACTGAGGATGAAGGAGGTCTTCACTTCAAAGCCAGACGCAGACGTAGGACTGTGTTAAACAATCGGCACGGGAAGAGACACGGTAAAAAATCAAAATCGAGATGCAGCAAAAAAGCCCTTCATGTTAATTTTAAAGAACTTGGTTGGGACAACTGGATCATTGCTCCTTTGGATTATGAGGCCTATCATTGTGAGGGCGTGTGCGACTTCCCCCTGAGATCGCACTTAGAACCAACAAACCACGCCATCATTCAAACTCTCATGAATTCAATGGATCCCAATAGCACGCCTCCGAGCTGTTGCGTTCCTACG
- the gdf6a gene encoding growth/differentiation factor 6-A isoform X2 — MDVFRAVAFYLLFIFLWDLPCFQSAAIFSPSVSRRNKGTRILHDGQKPPKFLKEIFASSSSQSYHQDEFKDAIVPHDYMLSIYRTYSAAEKLGLNASLFRASKSANTITSFVDRGKDDLLHSPLRRQKYLFDVSTLSDKEELVGAELRIFRKVPGDFQASQTGLYGIQLLSCRSERLLDSKSLDLQDSRKPGWEVLDVWEMFKNRHHSALGSQLCVQLRATHGKSETEIDLKRLGFDRNSRHQQEKAILVVFTRSRKRENLFNEMKEKIKSRGLRKTEDEGGLHFKARRRRRTVLNNRHGKRHGKKSKSRCSKKALHVNFKELGWDNWIIAPLDYEAYHCEGVCDFPLRSHLEPTNHAIIQTLMNSMDPNSTPPSCCVPTKLSPVSILYIDSGNNVVYKQYEDMVVEQCGCR; from the exons ATGGATGTATTTCGGGCAGTAGCCTTCTACCTGCTATTTATCTTTCTGTGGGATTTACCGTGTTTCCAGTCAGCTGCTATTTTCTCCCCCTCAGTCTCCAGGAGGAATAAGGGAACCAGGATCCTACATGATGGACAGAAGCCCCCAAAATTCCTTAAAGAAATCTTCGCATCCTCCTCGAGCCAAAGTTATCATCAGGATGAGTTCAAAGACGCAATTGTGCCACACGATTACATGCTCTCCATTTACAGGACGTACTCTGCCGCTGAAAAACTGGGGCTAAACGCAAGTTTGTTCCGGGCGTCCAAATCTGCAAATACCATTACAAGTTTTGTGGACAGAGGAAAAG ACGATCTCTTGCACTCTCCTTTGCGAAGACAAAAGTATCTGTTTGATGTCTCAACCCTTTCAGACAAAGAGGAGCTGGTGGGAGCTGAATTAAGGATATTTAGAAAAGTGCCCGGGGATTTCCAAGCGTCTCAGACAGGTCTCTATGGCATTCAATTACTCTCCTGTCGATCAGAGCGGCTACTGGATTCTAAATCTCTTGATCTCCAGGATTCTAGAAAACCAGGATGGGAGGTTTTGGATGTGtgggaaatgtttaaaaatcgCCATCATTCTGCACTGGGGAGCCAGCTTTGTGTCCAGCTCAGGGCTACTCATGGTAAATCAGAAACGGAAATAGACTTAAAACGTCTTGGATTTGACAGAAACAGCCGTCACCAGCAAGAGAAGGCTATTTTGGTGGTATTTACAAGGTCCAGGAAGAGGGAGAACCTATTTAATGAGATGAAAGAGAAGATAAAGTCTCGTGGCTTGCGAAAAACTGAGGATGAAGGAGGTCTTCACTTCAAAGCCAGACGCAGACGTAGGACTGTGTTAAACAATCGGCACGGGAAGAGACACGGTAAAAAATCAAAATCGAGATGCAGCAAAAAAGCCCTTCATGTTAATTTTAAAGAACTTGGTTGGGACAACTGGATCATTGCTCCTTTGGATTATGAGGCCTATCATTGTGAGGGCGTGTGCGACTTCCCCCTGAGATCGCACTTAGAACCAACAAACCACGCCATCATTCAAACTCTCATGAATTCAATGGATCCCAATAGCACGCCTCCGAGCTGTTGCGTTCCTACG
- the sybu gene encoding syntabulin isoform X1, with protein sequence MGPFQDYQEHKASEKESARSRIPRPVFRSCRPKLNGLPLSDSPFSEEESRDCDLSSDHSKRTISTNSFCSDDTGCPSSQPVSPSGSENSPLASPSPGDRKVKVKRVRVVMAEWSAPPSRHKREQRSSKKLKGSEADFSSSSSAGSIKTREALSSSTGKKSSFSRSHSAYIRSSVPAQKAAGSPAALRDKELYGLYHSLPHTPTSSNSSSNSGSSPTARRSKTGRYHSCGDNHGIKPPNPEQYLTPLQQKEVTIRHLKSKLKESESRVCQRDSEVEELKAQLGRMREDWIEEECHRVEAQLALKEARKEIKQLRQVVETMKNSLMEKDKGIQKYFIDINIQNKKLETLLHSMEMAQNGSLPEEPTLDFLCDSAPGKPMAELGDGPALEDQAAEKMADSSLLAGDEMANRSDILEHVLMSTAVDSSQECKPKLCPLQSSLLQSSVETIPTLPISERQIAMQDKSIQTDFISETPDLENLLLQLLKLQTKGNSAPNPSLPEHPMLKSPDVPEAANLTPPDPSATVLLASEGDSGQCSEPMEGDGFIEELDFCMKTSVNDVGKQQCTALVEKRYWSNSFLVDLVALAAPMVPTVAWLYSTHRGQGAPVYNIGALIRGCCVVGLHSLRQVSLGSVV encoded by the exons ATGGGTCCTTTCCAGGATTATCAG GAGCACAAGGCGTCAGAGAAGGAGAGCGCCCGCAGTCGCATCCCCCGTCCAGTCTTCCGCTCTTGCAGACCCAAATTGAACGGATTGCCACTGTCAGATTCACCATTTTCcgaagaggagagcagagactgCGACCTCAGCTCTGATCATTCCAAAAGAACCATTAGCACAAACAGTTTTTGCTCAG ATGACACCGGGTGTCCCAGCAGCCAGCCCGTATCCCCCTCAGGCTCTGAGAACAGCCCGCTAGCGTCCCCCTCACCCGGCGATCGCAAGGTCAAGGTGAAGAGGGTACGCGTCGTAATGGCGGAGTGGAGCGCGCCCCCGTCCAGGCACAAGAGGGAGCAAAGGTCCTCCAAAAAGCTCAAAG GCAGCGAGGCAgacttcagctcctccagcagcgCAGGCAGCATCAAGACCCGGGAGGCCCTGTCCAGCTCTACAGGGAAGAAGTCCTCATTCTCACGCAG CCATAGCGCCTACATCAGGAGCAGCGTCCCAGCACAAAAGGCAGCAGGAAGCCCGGCTGCCCTCCGGGACAAGGAGCTCTACGGCCTGTATCACtcactcccccacacccccacttcctccaacagcagcagcaattcTGGCTCGAGCCCTACCGCCAG GAGATCCAAGACCGGACGATATCACTCCTGTGGGGACAACCATGGCATCAAGCCCCCAAACCCGGAGCAGTACCTGACACCCCTTCAGCAGAAGGAAGTGACCATCAGGCACCTGAAAAGCAAGCTGAAGGAGTCTGAGAGCAGAGTCTGTCAAAG GGACTCTGAGGTGGAAGAGCTGAAGGCACAGCTAGGACGAATGAGGGAGGACTGGATCGAGGAGGAGTGCCACCGCGTGGAGGCGCAGCTGGCCCTGAAGGAAGCCCGCAAGGAGATCAAGCAGCTGAGGCAGGTGGTGGAGACGATGAAGAATAGCCTGATGGAGAAGGACAAGGGCATCCAGAAGTACTTCATCGACATCAACATCCAGAACAAGAAGCTGGAGACGCTGCTGCACAGCATGGAGATGGCCCAGAACGGCTCCCTGCCGGAGGAGCCCACCCTGGACTTCCTCTGCGACTCCGCGCCTGGTAAGCCCATGGCCGAGCTCGGGGACGGCCCGGCGCTGGAGGACCAGGCAGCCGAGAAGATGGCCGACAGCAGCCTACTGGCCGGCGATGAGATGGCCAACCGTTCGGACATCCTGGAACACGTCCTGATGTCGACAGCGGTGGACTCCAGCCAGGAGTGCAAGCCGAAGCTGTGCCCCTTGCAGTCCAGCCTGCTGCAGAGTTCGGTGGAAACGATCCCCACCTTGCCCATCAGTGAACGACAGATCGCCATGCAAGATAAGTCCATCCAGACAGACTTCATCTCTGAGACCCCTGACCTGGAAAACCTTCTGCTTCAGCTACTGAAACTTCAGACCAAGGGAAACAGTGCCCCGAACCCCAGTCTCCCTGAGCATCCCATGTTGAAGAGCCCAGATGTACCTGAAGCAGCAAACCTGACTCCACCTGACCCTTCAGCCACCGTCCTACTCGCTTCTGAAGGCGATTCGGGCCAGTGTTCAGAGCCCATGGAGGGCGACGGCTTCATTGAGGAGCTGGATTTCTGCATGAAAACGTCTGTGAATGACGTAGGTAAACAGCAGTGCACCGCACTAGTGGAGAAGCGATACTGGAGCAACAGCTTCCTGGTGGATCTGGTGGCCTTGGCTGCTCCAATGGTGCCCACCGTGGCCTGGCTGTATTCCACCCACAGGGGCCAGGGGGCGCCGGTGTACAACATCGGAGCTCTGATCCGAGGCTGCTGCGTTGTAGGCCTGCACTCCCTCCGCCAAGTCTCCTTGGGCTCAGTTGTGTAA
- the sybu gene encoding syntabulin isoform X2: MVLSSRNKYRSCSEADFSSSSSAGSIKTREALSSSTGKKSSFSRSHSAYIRSSVPAQKAAGSPAALRDKELYGLYHSLPHTPTSSNSSSNSGSSPTARRSKTGRYHSCGDNHGIKPPNPEQYLTPLQQKEVTIRHLKSKLKESESRVCQRDSEVEELKAQLGRMREDWIEEECHRVEAQLALKEARKEIKQLRQVVETMKNSLMEKDKGIQKYFIDINIQNKKLETLLHSMEMAQNGSLPEEPTLDFLCDSAPGKPMAELGDGPALEDQAAEKMADSSLLAGDEMANRSDILEHVLMSTAVDSSQECKPKLCPLQSSLLQSSVETIPTLPISERQIAMQDKSIQTDFISETPDLENLLLQLLKLQTKGNSAPNPSLPEHPMLKSPDVPEAANLTPPDPSATVLLASEGDSGQCSEPMEGDGFIEELDFCMKTSVNDVGKQQCTALVEKRYWSNSFLVDLVALAAPMVPTVAWLYSTHRGQGAPVYNIGALIRGCCVVGLHSLRQVSLGSVV, translated from the exons atggtTCTTTCAAGCAGAAACAAGTACCGCTCAT GCAGCGAGGCAgacttcagctcctccagcagcgCAGGCAGCATCAAGACCCGGGAGGCCCTGTCCAGCTCTACAGGGAAGAAGTCCTCATTCTCACGCAG CCATAGCGCCTACATCAGGAGCAGCGTCCCAGCACAAAAGGCAGCAGGAAGCCCGGCTGCCCTCCGGGACAAGGAGCTCTACGGCCTGTATCACtcactcccccacacccccacttcctccaacagcagcagcaattcTGGCTCGAGCCCTACCGCCAG GAGATCCAAGACCGGACGATATCACTCCTGTGGGGACAACCATGGCATCAAGCCCCCAAACCCGGAGCAGTACCTGACACCCCTTCAGCAGAAGGAAGTGACCATCAGGCACCTGAAAAGCAAGCTGAAGGAGTCTGAGAGCAGAGTCTGTCAAAG GGACTCTGAGGTGGAAGAGCTGAAGGCACAGCTAGGACGAATGAGGGAGGACTGGATCGAGGAGGAGTGCCACCGCGTGGAGGCGCAGCTGGCCCTGAAGGAAGCCCGCAAGGAGATCAAGCAGCTGAGGCAGGTGGTGGAGACGATGAAGAATAGCCTGATGGAGAAGGACAAGGGCATCCAGAAGTACTTCATCGACATCAACATCCAGAACAAGAAGCTGGAGACGCTGCTGCACAGCATGGAGATGGCCCAGAACGGCTCCCTGCCGGAGGAGCCCACCCTGGACTTCCTCTGCGACTCCGCGCCTGGTAAGCCCATGGCCGAGCTCGGGGACGGCCCGGCGCTGGAGGACCAGGCAGCCGAGAAGATGGCCGACAGCAGCCTACTGGCCGGCGATGAGATGGCCAACCGTTCGGACATCCTGGAACACGTCCTGATGTCGACAGCGGTGGACTCCAGCCAGGAGTGCAAGCCGAAGCTGTGCCCCTTGCAGTCCAGCCTGCTGCAGAGTTCGGTGGAAACGATCCCCACCTTGCCCATCAGTGAACGACAGATCGCCATGCAAGATAAGTCCATCCAGACAGACTTCATCTCTGAGACCCCTGACCTGGAAAACCTTCTGCTTCAGCTACTGAAACTTCAGACCAAGGGAAACAGTGCCCCGAACCCCAGTCTCCCTGAGCATCCCATGTTGAAGAGCCCAGATGTACCTGAAGCAGCAAACCTGACTCCACCTGACCCTTCAGCCACCGTCCTACTCGCTTCTGAAGGCGATTCGGGCCAGTGTTCAGAGCCCATGGAGGGCGACGGCTTCATTGAGGAGCTGGATTTCTGCATGAAAACGTCTGTGAATGACGTAGGTAAACAGCAGTGCACCGCACTAGTGGAGAAGCGATACTGGAGCAACAGCTTCCTGGTGGATCTGGTGGCCTTGGCTGCTCCAATGGTGCCCACCGTGGCCTGGCTGTATTCCACCCACAGGGGCCAGGGGGCGCCGGTGTACAACATCGGAGCTCTGATCCGAGGCTGCTGCGTTGTAGGCCTGCACTCCCTCCGCCAAGTCTCCTTGGGCTCAGTTGTGTAA
- the ebag9 gene encoding receptor-binding cancer antigen expressed on SiSo cells isoform X1, with protein MFSEMKMDKGASSAYSTMAISQFRLFKICTCLATLLSFFKRLICRSGRLRKLSGDQITLPTTVDFSSVPKQAEIEEWSSWDEEAPTSIKIEGGNGNLPPPQDDAEEEEPDYFKDMAPTIRKTQKIVLKKREPLNFTIPDGSSGFSSRLAATQDVSFTQPSAELGEMDTWQEDPNAWEDESEAAWEAEEVLRQQKLAEREKRAMEQQRKKLEKEAQRLTKKEQKIAVKLS; from the exons ATGttctctgaaatgaaaatggacaaGGGAGCAAG CAGTGCATATTCGACCATGGCCATCTCTCAGTTTCGCCTTTTTAAGATCTGCACTTGTCTCGCAACCTTGCTGTCCTTCTTCAAAAGATTGATATGCAG ATCAGGAAGGTTGCGAAAGCTAAGTGGTGACCAGATAACTTTGCCAACTACAGTGGATTTTTCATCGGTTCCCAAACAG GCTGAGATTGAGGAGTGGAGCTCCTGGGATGAGGAAGCCCCCACAAGTATCAAAATCGAGGGGGGCAATGGCAACCTTCCACCCCCTCAGGATGatgccgaggaggaggagccagatTACTTCAAGGACATGGCTCCCACCATCAGGAAAACCCAAAAA ATTGTTCTGAAGAAGAGGGAGCCGCTGAATTTCACCATTCCGGACGGAAGTTCGGGTTTCTCCAGCCGGCTGGCAGCCACTCAGGATGTGTCATTCACCCAGCCGTCG GCTGAGCTAGGGGAAATGGACACCTGGCAGGAGGACCCCAATGCCTGGGAGGATGAGTCTGAAGCTGCTTGGGAGGCGGAGGAAGTGCTGAG GCAGCAGAAGCTGGCTGAGAGGGAGAAACGAGCCATGGAGCAGCAGAGGAAGAAACTGGAGAAAGAAGCTCAGAGACTGacgaaaaaagaacagaagattGCCGTTAAGCTTTCGTAA
- the ebag9 gene encoding receptor-binding cancer antigen expressed on SiSo cells isoform X2, translating into MAISQFRLFKICTCLATLLSFFKRLICRSGRLRKLSGDQITLPTTVDFSSVPKQAEIEEWSSWDEEAPTSIKIEGGNGNLPPPQDDAEEEEPDYFKDMAPTIRKTQKIVLKKREPLNFTIPDGSSGFSSRLAATQDVSFTQPSAELGEMDTWQEDPNAWEDESEAAWEAEEVLRQQKLAEREKRAMEQQRKKLEKEAQRLTKKEQKIAVKLS; encoded by the exons ATGGCCATCTCTCAGTTTCGCCTTTTTAAGATCTGCACTTGTCTCGCAACCTTGCTGTCCTTCTTCAAAAGATTGATATGCAG ATCAGGAAGGTTGCGAAAGCTAAGTGGTGACCAGATAACTTTGCCAACTACAGTGGATTTTTCATCGGTTCCCAAACAG GCTGAGATTGAGGAGTGGAGCTCCTGGGATGAGGAAGCCCCCACAAGTATCAAAATCGAGGGGGGCAATGGCAACCTTCCACCCCCTCAGGATGatgccgaggaggaggagccagatTACTTCAAGGACATGGCTCCCACCATCAGGAAAACCCAAAAA ATTGTTCTGAAGAAGAGGGAGCCGCTGAATTTCACCATTCCGGACGGAAGTTCGGGTTTCTCCAGCCGGCTGGCAGCCACTCAGGATGTGTCATTCACCCAGCCGTCG GCTGAGCTAGGGGAAATGGACACCTGGCAGGAGGACCCCAATGCCTGGGAGGATGAGTCTGAAGCTGCTTGGGAGGCGGAGGAAGTGCTGAG GCAGCAGAAGCTGGCTGAGAGGGAGAAACGAGCCATGGAGCAGCAGAGGAAGAAACTGGAGAAAGAAGCTCAGAGACTGacgaaaaaagaacagaagattGCCGTTAAGCTTTCGTAA